The nucleotide window ACCACTCCTGATCACTGAAGAACTCCTGACACTCAGCACAGTGGGAGACCGAGTCACTGACTCGTGCCGGAACACCTCATCAGTGCCATTACGGCAGGAAATCATGTCTGCAAACTGGGTCAGGCTCAAGCTGCCAGAACGGTACTGGTCAAAAAACTTCCTCTCCACCAGGCCTTTATCAATGGCATCTTGGATGTCATACTGGCTACCTGTTTTTCTGTCGACAAGGACTACTCTACTGCTGCCATCAGATCCTGTGATAGTTATTTCTTCCCACTCACACTCCTGTTCAGCTAGTTCTGTGTAGGTGTCATAATCTATGAGGCCTTTGCTGTAGGCCTCCTGAACGGACATCTCCCGGTTTGTTTCTGGATCTACAATGACCACCCTGCGCTTCCTAAGGGTGTTCTTCTGTGAGGTGTGCACcaccttcttcttctctctcAGGGGCAGAAGGCAGAGCCCCGTTGCATCATCTTTTATGCATCTTTCTTTCAGCTGCAAGTAGGTCAAGTTTTCCTCTGTGTTGGGATCAAAGAACCCTTTGGTGTCATCACTTGGATCACTAAGGATCTGGTTGAGCTCCTCATTGAAGTAGCCACGCTTGTAGGCCGTCTCTACTGGCAAGCGGTAGCTCTCTTTGGGGTCGATGATCCCTCCAGTAGCGATCTGAGCCTCCAGCAGACGAATGCCATGGCCTCTCTCTATGAGCTCTTTGTTCATTGCTTGGAACAGAGAAATGATGTTTCCAGTTTCTGGGTCTTTGTatccagtgacagctctttcAGCAGAGAGAAGTTTCTCTTTAAATTCAATTCCAACAAGGCCTCTTTTGTAAGCCTCCTCAACAGGCAGCCTCACATTGCTGACAGGATCCACTATGAACCCTGTGGCTGCCTGGGCTTCTAGGAGTTCGAGGGCTGTCCCTGGCCTAACCAAACCTATTTTCATAGCCTGGTAAATGCCAAGTTTCTCTTTAGTAGCCTCATTGTAGATACCAGCAATGCAGCTAGAGCCTTGAAGGAAATCAATAATTCTCTCACTCACTTCTTCCACTGTAATTGCACCTCTTTCCAAGTCATTCCTTGTTGATTCCTTAATGATTCCAGCCTCAAGCAGTGCATCTGCTGAGACAGGCTGCCTGATCCCTTGGAATGACATACTCCTCTTCTGCACTGGAAGGAGAAGCAGACCAGTGTGTGGTTCAATCCTgcatttttccttcagctgcatGTAAGTGACTGCCTTTTTGGTGGTGGGATCAATGAAGTTCTTTGTACTGCCTTGGCAGTTGTTTAGCATCCTGTAGAGGTCTTTGTCAATCAACCCACGAGACAATGCTATCTCTTTGGGTAGGAAAACACTGTTGACAGGATCAACTATCCCTCCTACAGCCAGCTGGGCTTCAAGCAGACGAATTCCGGTTTCTCTGTCAACCAAGTTTTTCTTGATGGCTTCAGATACCGGCACAGTTTTGCCTGAGAAAGGATCCTTAAATCCTGTAATAGCCTTTTCTGCTGTGTAGATCTGTTCTCTATCATCAAAGTCAATCAGATCTCTGGCGATAGCACTGTCCACTGTCAATATCTCATTTCGATGTGGGTCTATCACACCTCCTGTTGCTGCCTGGGCTTCTAGGAGCAAGactgcattttctgctgttaGCAGCTGATTCCGTTTGGCCTCAACAAAAGAGTACTTCTGTCTGGGCGAAAGGGACACCCCTGCAATAGCACCTGCCCCTTTGAGGTAGGGCTCAATGTCAGCCGCGACCTCTTCCACCGACCTCTGCCCCTTCAGTAGTTTATCCAGTGTGAGTTTGTCTATCAGCTGACACTCATACAGCTGCATGGCTGTGATCTTCTTCCGCAGCCCACTGAACACCAGCTTGGAGGCATCAATACAGAAGTCTTCCTCGGTCTGGGTAGATCTGTGAGCCCCATATGGGCGCTGCTTGAGTTTCTCAATCTCTCTTTGCAGCCTGAGACGCTCCGACTCCAACTCTGACTGGTTTTTGACAGCGGTCTCTTCCAGTCTGCACCGGTATCTCTCCTCAATCCGTTTGATTTCCATCTGCAGCCTTTCAATTTCACTCCTTAGGCTGTTCTTCTCCCTCTCACTCTTCTCCCTCTCACACTGGATCTTCCTTATGGATTCCTCTGTTCGGGAGTGCTGGCTCTTCCACTGATTGAGGTCATTCAGAATTTGTTGCTTCTCACTTTCCAGGCGTTGCTTCAAACGTGATTCTGACTCCAGGGTAACTTTCAAACGGTTCAGCTCCTCTTCTAATCTCTGCAGTCTGGCTTTGTCTTGCTCCAAAGCACTCATTTTTATCAGCAGGGTTTCTCTTTCTTGCATAATCTGACTACATTGACTTTTGGATTCTTGAATCCTACTGGATGCCTACAGTTGTGGAGGAGAAATAAACCAAGAAAGGATGGTTAGAGTTTGTGCTGGTCAGAGTTATGCCCTCTGCCTACaatgctctccagcctgtcattTAACCTGCAGCAAGCTCCCAGTGGAAAACATTCTAGTCACAGCAGCACCTTACCCAAGATTATGGACACACATGAACCAGAGAAGGTCTCAGTCCTGCCAGAGACTCAAGAGACTCCATTCTGTTACCCACAGCCTCGACCTTCAGCTGATTTAGTTCTCTGTAACTTTTTGATACTTCTCACAGAACGCTGACAAATACACAGAGCATTTGAGACTTATAAATAGCCTGATGCTCAGCAGATGTCCTGGCAGTCCTGCTAATCCAGGGGAATTTTCATCAGCTAAGGACTGGCCATACATagataaaaaggaaacataTGACTCagtttttgctttgctgttaGTTTCACATGTCACTCCAAACAATTTTACCTGTGTTGCCTTCCATTTTAATTCACGCAGTGCCTTCATATATCCATATGCATAAACATCCACAAGCATGCATGTTTGTATGCAGTCCATATTAAACTGAATACAAGTTTATCTACTTGTAACACATGCATATAgatgtgtacatatatataaaaaatatatatatatatatgcacaggAGTTACATAATCCTAAatgttagtatttttttaatatcagtattaggatttttaaagtaaaggaaagaaaaattgaataaaggatatgagaaaagaaataaaagggacAAGTctaggaaaaatacattttcacaaGTGCTcacatgtatatatttaaagaGTAGTTCTTTGTACAAGAAACCAGGCAGAAGaacaaaatactaattttttttttctttaacttgtTTATGTTGTCATCTAAAATTCAAGAAGTAAGAGCCAATAGTAAAATTTGCAAATGCCCTTAGTGACTTAGGAACATAAATCCCCAAAGACAGGCCTTTAGTACCTTAGGTACAGCTGACAACATGACTCCTAATCCTCACTTGGAGTCAATATCTTACCCAGTTAATCAGCACCTTGACAGCTTGTTGGTTCTGGGGTTTTTAGCCAGTTTAGTTTGTGACAGCACTCAGGGCAGCCTCAAAGGACGGCTTTAACCCATCCTGGCTGAAACAGCCTGGGAAGCATACAGCCAGCAGGGAACTGTTAAAACACAGTGGTACTCCACATGCTCCCGTTTTTCTCTAAGATGGTTTGCTGGACACTGGCACAGAACACAGATTTCTTCTGGGGCAAGGCCTGAGAACAAAGCTCTCCTAGGTGATGAGAGCTTATGGCTCCCTAGAATAGCTCCCAGGGAGTAAAGAGGAAGTGGCCAAATCctgccatttttatttaaaacttaacCAAGAGGAAGGGTCATAAAGGGGATGTTATTCACAAGTACAGTGACTTCAAACAGCAAAGGGTGAATTAATTTGTTCAAATCAACACTgcaattaattatatatttgaGAAACAGTAAAGCTGGGATCAAAATATGTGTGAATACCTCTAGAGCTTGCTTTTGGAATTTTTCAATTTCCTGTctcaatttttccctttctttctgtaAATCATTAAGCAACCCCTGAAGTTCCAGGGTTTGCTTGCTGCTCATCTGAAGCTGATTCTTTAGTTCAGCAATGGTGGTATTTTTCTCATCAACTTCATTTCTGACCATTCTGAGGTCATCGTACTCCAATCTAACATTTCGCAGCTCCTCCTCCAGTAATAAGTGTTCCTTGGTAAGGTTCTCGGTGAGAGACTGAAGCCTTTCGATCTCTATTTTGCACTCATTCAaggctttgcttttttcctcagagGTTTTCTGTAAGTGCTCATATCGTAGGTGAGCCTGTTTTAATTGCTCCTGTTCTTGGACCAACTGACGACGTAAAGTCTCAATATCAGATGTGCATTTTCTCAACTCTTCCATGTATCTTTGCTTCTCTCTCACATGACCATCTAATACTTCTCTTTGGTGTCTAAGGTCATCTTCATTCCTCTTCTTTACAATAGATACTTCCTCTATCTGCTGTGTGAGATTAGTTATTTTAACCGATTGGTCTCTCAGAGATCTCCTCATGCCTTCTATTTCCTCCTCCagttttttcctcctggatGTTTCCTCCATTAAATTTTTGTTCTGTCTGCAAAGCTCCTCCTCCAGCTTATGTTTCTGGATCTGCAAGTCTTTTACAGTGCTCTGGAACTTTGCACTTTCTTGATCCCtgccttttttctcttgtgaaaCTCTTTCATAGTCAATTTTCAGTCTGGCCAGTTCCTGCTCTTGGATCCTCAGCTTGTTAATTGTCTCAGTTGCACTTGTGTTCGCTTTCTGCAGGTCAAACTGGACTCTTTTCAACTGACTGTTCTCATCTTCCACTTCTTTCCTCTGACTTGTTTCTACATCCAacaactttctcagcctttcaatctctttgtttctttccttaatGGTTTTAGAAGCATCATCAAGTGACTGTTTGTACCGCATGCTTTCATCAGAGTGTCGCTGAATAACTTGTTTTAGCTCAAtctccagctgctgtttcttctgagaaagctctgagccagctgccttctgctgctgagCATTCTCTTCTATTTTCCGTAGATTATCTGTTGTCTGACTTATTGTATTCTTCAGTCTCCTAATTTCCTCACACAAATTCCTATTTTCTCTCATGGCATTATCCAGCTGTGTTCTATAATTATTTGTCTCCTCTTCCTTTTGCATGGTGACCTGGTGAATTGTGTTCTTTGTGATATTAATCTCAGTTTCATATTTGTTCTTTAAACTAATAATTTCCTCATCATAACTGTTTCTTACCTTAGCCAATTCATTTTCAAGTTCCCATCGGCTTTTAGCCTCTTCCTGAAGCTGAAGCTTTAGCCTTTCCAGCTCCTTAGTTTTATCCTGAATAGTTGAGGCAGCCTCCTCAAGAGCCTGCTTGTATCTTGAGTTGTCTTCCCCACGAAGCTGAATGATCTGTTTCAGCTCCAGCTCTAACTGGTGCTTCTGCTGTGACACCTCAGAACTGCAAGCCTTCTGCTGGAGAGCATCTTCTTCTGCCCTCCGCCGTTGGTCTGTTGTCTGCAGGATGGCATCGTTCAGCCTCACAATCTCATCCTTAAGGTCTCTGTTCTCTCTTGTCAGTCTGTCAACCTGGGCTCTGAGGCCTTTTGCATCATCATCTTTTTGTGCAGCTATCTGTTGgattgttgtcttcttaatattaatttctgtttcataCTTGTTCTTTAAATTACTCATCTCCTCGCTAAACTGGTTTCTTACCTTAGCCAGCTCATTTTCATACTCCCTCTTCCGTGTGCCTTCGTCCTGAAGAAGAACCCTTAATCTTTCTATCTCGTACTCCTTCTCCTTGATGACCTTCTCAGACTCTAACTTCTGCCAACCGAGGCTGTCTTTCtcattttgccttgttttttgcAGTTGGTCATAGTCATTCTTCTGCTGCTCATATCTATCCTCCAGcaacttccttttccttttctcatcttCAATCTCATAAGTCAACCTGGTTATTCTGTCATTTAGATCCTTTATTTGGGCATAGCATTTGTCTAGGTTTTGCTTAGCAGAACTTCCATCCATTTCAGCTtgtcttttcatttcttctaaACTCATCAGCTTTGCTTTGAGCTGAGAAATGTCCATCTGGTACTTCTGCAGATTTTGCTCCAGGAATTTATGTTTGTTGCTTGTCTCTGAATTTGAATCCCTAGCAAGTCTGAGTTCTTCTTCCAGGAGTTcaattttggtgtttttcatCTGCAACATGATAGCAGAAAAACAAACGGAAACACTCCCATAAATATTTTGACAACTGTTTCAAAATCATCACAtgcaataaaatatatattgtaaCACTGACTActtaaaaatgaatgtatttgCCGCTTCAGTGAGATCTAAaccccttttttatttaatggcaTCAAGACAAATTCTGGAATCTTTATTTATTCAGAGTCAATCCTTATTCAGAAATCAGCATATAATGActttcagaggggaaaagatACTTTATAGGGGGAGGAAGGTGCATTACTGATAGTAAAATGTGGCGTAGCAGAAGTTCACCAGTGAAGTATGGAATAGTTACCTTTAGAACCTTCCCAGTTTTCAAACAGGTGAAAATCACATTCCATATATGCAACTTCTTTAATGGGCCTCTCTGTTTCACTGAGCTGCATCAAATCAGAAGCTGCTTCTTTCAAAACACTTTAGACTATGGTCTAAAATGAGGCGCCCTCAACCATGAGGAGCAAGTTTTCAGCACTGAGGTAGCTGTGCTGTCACTGAGGTCAAggctgggatgggcagggaaggATCGCTCATGTGCCTTGATGAGCACCTCCTTATTTATCAAGGAGACCAGTTCTCTACCTCACTTCACACTCAACTTTGGAGGTCACTTTGTAAAACACTGTACTCTTTCACAAAAGATGCATGACACTGCTAATATGCCTCCTTTGTAGGACACCTCTGAGTTCTGGATATAGTTTTGTGAGCTACTTTATACTGTACTTTCTGCCTCTGATCAGTGATAGTTTTCTAATCTGtgataaaaatgaaagctacagaaaataaaagatttagAATACCTTCAGATCCTCCATGCTCTTTAACATTTCACTCAAGAATCTGTAATAATCTCCTGATCTTGTAAGAAGCTCTATATAGCGGGACTGAGCCTCATTAGccttgaaaagaaacagaattgttAGCACTAGAGTTAAACGTGAAAATACCTAGTCCAGACCATTTAATGGATTCCAATCTACATGAGCAAACACATCacttgaaaaagtaaaaaagcagaTTCTACTCCTCACAAATTCACACGACTTTCTGAGGACCCCAGAAGTGTGAATTCTTCCTTACGAAAAATCCAcaccttttttggtttttcaggATTGTCTGCCCCCCATTGCTGATGTGATATTAAATTTAAGCTTTCATCCCCTGGTTCATCACACTCTTCCTGTCTGACAGTCACAAGTAACCCAAGTTAAATTTTTAATAGCAGTTAATTCCCAGGCTGAAAGTGACTAAACCACTTGGGGCATAAATCTACCTTTCTCACAGTATGTATGCAGTGGACACTGAATAGGAATGAGATAAATTCCTGAGGGCTAATCTAATGTCTGAACAAGCCCAGGTCTGATTTACAGCACAATGACTATTCTGCACTAATTCGTTGTGCTTATGTGCTTAGCACACATTACCAGTGACAGTGCTAAGTATTAGAATACAGCTGGGTATGACTCACAAGGGCTCACAAAGACAAACAAGTGCATTCAAAAGAttgaaggggaggaaaaaaattacctcttGTAGAATTAGGACTGCAGGAGACTGAACCACACTTTTCTTGATAGGTATGTTGAGCAATGTTTCTAATCCCGAACTGTAGGAAGCAACCTGTAGTTCATAATCctgaaaaataagacaaaaagcAAGACCGATTTAGAAACTGCCAAAGAATTATCTGTGAATctatttcagaaaatgcaagtttttgggttgttttgttttcttaatgaaaagCTACATTTTCCCCTTGTTTATATTTCTGACCATGTAGAGATAATCCTCTGTCATAAACAGAAGCTCAACAGTCCAAGTACCCCTGTGGAGATTCATGGAGGAGAATGacaagggaaaaagaggaaaaatattttatgaaaacaaGAAGACAACTGTTTCTGTAAGTTGAGGGCtacacagagatgaaaaatattaatgggAGTAACTGGTCTAAGTACTGTTATCCAACAAAACTTCATCAGAATAACAATCTCTGCGTCTCTTTTGTATCACATATGCCATGTCACATATATAGCAAAATCTTTGTCACAGAGAGTAAGACTGAGCTGGAGAAAGCATGGATATAAAGATGACATAAAAATTCAAAGACCACAAACCATTCCCTCTGTATGTTATTGATTCTCATGGCTATTGCACACCATTCCTCCTGCTCATCTGCATTTGTCTTGCCTCCTAGATCAGATCCTAATCAGACCTAATTCGTTAAGTACCGATCTGTTCTTGAATTCCTTATATTTTTTAACACGTGAACTGGAAAGTTTGGTCTGGCTAGAAGGAGGCTTTGATTCACCTGAAGAGAAGCTCTCACTGGTATCTGCTGGATGATCCCATAGTGTTCAGGTGGCAAGTACACAAATTGCTTTCATTGTGTTTTGTACTCAGAAGTACTTCACCCCGGCAATTTCTGTACACATGCATCAGGGAGCTGACTTTTCACCCGTCAGCGGAGCAGAGACAATAGGATGTGCCTGACCATGAAAAACCACACCCCACAAAAATGCTGAGATGCAAGTACCTTAATTGCAGCTGAGCACTGATCTGCATGCTTGAGAAGCTCCTCAACTTTGTCTCGCTTCCCACAGATTTCACTGTGCAAGTTCTGCCAAGAGAAAAGTGAGCCGTGAAACACTCCTGCAAGATTTACCAGTATTTTCTCCTGTACACACTGCCTCAgaaagcacctgcagcaggagacTACTGCAGCCCCTAAGGCTGAGACCTGAAATGACCTGTACCTGGGCAGTTTTTACAACAGCAAGCTCTTTGGGCTTGAGAAGGTTTTTCTGAGAGAGAACACTCAGCaactgaaaaaaccccagaactgGGAAGGCAAAGTTCCTTGACTTTAGCTTAGATGTAtttacttgatttttatttttgtgctgtaATTTGTCCCATAAGTTGCACCATCTTACAGCCCCTTGAATTAATTCAAAGCTGATGTGTAAAAGTGTCAGTGAATGTGTAGGAGCCAAACACAGTCTTGTTCATAATCTGTTGCAGTGCTGACAGAAAGTAATGAGGACAATAATatttcctccctcctgccttctACATATGTGGTGTTTTTTGGTAGCTTGCATACTTTATAATTCAAAACAGGCCACTGTATTGCAGACTGCATTGATACTGATATTTTCTGTATAGCAGAACAATTTAAAAGCGAGATAACTGAAGACAACTCATTCAGGTGCTGCATACCTTCTGATCATGTAGGTATCTCATGATAGTGTTGGAATCACACAGCTTCATGGACTCAATAGAATCCTGCCGGCGCTTGGCATCACAGATCCACTTGCTAAGAGCCTGGTAGAGATCTCGGTAGGTTTTCAGCTGTTTGATCTGCCTTTCTAAATCCCATGACctaggaaaaaaggggaaaaacctaTCAAAATGGAAAGTgcattctctttctctctcttttcacacttttcagaattaaaacacagaaataaacttACATAAAACTATGGGAAGTTCTGAAAAGGAGATTctgaacaaaaattttaaataaatgagaatTGTACTGGTTATTAGTCACCCAATATGGGGTTTTAATACCTCACTTTTGAGTAACTCTATAATACACAGAGGTTGGGCCTTCCTGTCAAAGTGAGGAATGAATAAAACTTGCAGTGATAAAAATCAAGTTCATTGACTTCAGTACTCTTGTTCTCAATTTTCACTGGAGAACCAGCAACCAGTTAGGACTACATTTTGTCCTcagataaaaaacaaaataaaacaaattaaaacaagtCATACCCCAACCTCCACCTCTCCCCCTCAAACGATCAGAATATACCTTCTCTTCACGATTCAGATTCAAGGTTTGATTTTGTTACTTAATTCTTAGTTGGATTTTTAACCCTCAAGTACAGGGTGTTGAGGAATAAGCATGGGTTcttttttgagggggaaaatgcTGACTGGAAGTACTTAATCCAAGAACATtagcaagaataaaaaaaaaattaacaactcTTTAGCACATAGGGTAGACATTTGCATGGCTAACTACATTTTTCTGCTTGGTCTTACACAATTCCTTTTGAAGTATGTTCAACCTATTCACAATTGCTCGAGTCTTATTGCCCTTAAGTCACCATTTGTCCTTTGGAAGCAAAGGTTAGTGCACATCAGGTCTTTTAGAATTCACTGCTAAGATGATCTTGGTAGCAATAGCAGTAAGGAAAACACTCTGAAAACATGAACAAACCTGTTATCTATCTGCTTATCAGCTCTCTGCCAGCGGTCTATTAGCTGGGTAACTTTGTCACAGTACTTTCCAATGTCCATGTCATATAGGGTGTATGACTGACAAGACTGTGAGTGAATCTGAAGTGTTCTCTGCAGCTCATTTTCCAAGGTATTCAGTAATGACTTCTTCATATTTAGgtctgctttcattttctggaaaaaaaaccaaaatgttgtaatttaatttattcttgaGAAGATACTGATACTTAACCAATTCAAAGGCATGCACAGTACATTGGGATCTAAAGATGTTGTTTTTAACTCAGTAAGGTATGTATAGTGATGTCAGCTAGATTTAACCTGTTTAAAGTGAAATACCTATTTTGGTACACAGCTTGGcttaaaaatttgtttaaagTTAGACTAAATAATTTGCCAAGCCAAAGCCCTCTGCTATTACATTCTACTATTTATTCTGAAGCCAACATTTCAGTTTCTCAGaactctgcagagcagagttACCAGAGCAGAATAAGAGCCTTTCTTGTTCCTAGAAAAAACTGACTAGAAAATTTCACTGAAGTATAAAAGATTCCTACACTTGCCACAGCTGTGTAATCAAGCCTCAGGAGTGGTATATGCAGTTTTTAAACACCTAAAAAtctgcacagatttttttttgtttgtttgttttcctatttacatttttataaatatcttCCATGGAGATGtttcttcacacacacacactagtTTAGGTACACATACTGTGAGCATCACAAAAAGGAATATACAGCTAAGGCACTGGTCCACGTTGCAGCCCCCTGTCACAGGGATGGCTACAGCCTTGAgctcaagcttttttttttgttgttgttgtttggttttttttgtttgtttgtttttgggggttttttttggttttttgttttgttttgttttgggggttttttttggttttgtttgtttgtttggttggttggttttggttttttttgtgtagcTCACATTTACACCAGCTAAGAACAACTCCCAGATGCATGGAAGGTTTCTGTAACCCACTTCTGTACACTATTATCTGTGTTTATTTATATCACTAGTGAATGTAGTGCATATAGGCTTGTTAAATGTCCTTGTTGTCCTCTAGGTAACAGAGGACCTTGTTATCCTCTAAGTAAATTTGAGTGCTATTGAGTGTCCTGGTTTTGCTACAGAGTCTATGTCAAATCTTAGAGTGAAAAGTATTCAGCCTGTacaaggagaaaagggaaataactGCTTTGCTGAGCACAAAGTTGTCTTGCAAATCCAGTCTTTTATCCACCATTATTTTCTGGTCCTTTTGTGCACTGAATGTATTTGGGAGAACAAGAAccctttcattattttatgtTCTTACCTTTAGTAGGGAAAAATGGCATAGGTGGTGCAAATGGAGCACAACCCAGTTACCTTTTGGTCATGTCAAATGAGAGCTACAGAAACCTTCCACATAGCTGCCCTTACTGTGGAGGCAGCAACAAGCAGGGGTGGAAGAAGTAATAACCTAAAGTATGTTACTTTCAATAATTTCATAGAACCATAGTTTCCTGAGCTGGAAATGACCCACAAGTATAATTGAGTCCAACTCTACATGTCTGAGAGCACTGTCTAGATGCTTCTttaactctgtcaggcttggtgttgtgaccacttccctggggatcctgttccagtgcccagcccacTTCTggatgaagaaccttttcctgatatccagcctaaacttCTCCTGACACAGCTCCTTCCTGTTCCTTTGGGTCCTgccactggtcaccacagagaagagatcagtgtctgcccctcctcttcccctagTGAAGGAGCtgtagactgcaatgaggtctcccctcagtgtTCTCTTTCCTTTGGTCTGTTttctgaacagaccaagtgacctcagctgctcctcacagggcttCCTCAAAGCCTTCACCATACTCACAGCCCTCCTTTGGACGCTGTCTAAtaactttatatattttttatcttgtggcacccaaaactgaacacaggactCAAGGGGAGGCAGCACcaatgcagagcagagcaggacaatccaCTCCCTTGACCAGACAGCAAAAATATGCTTGATTTACAAAATATTGTATGTctatacataaaaaaaaaacaggatcaGCATTTCTATCTCCTGTGGTTTTGGAAGGGTTTCCCCCAGCTCAATAGATCAGTGCTGGCATCTACAAATTTTGCTTTGGTGTGTCCTTGGGTTTTGGCCCCTCACCTTCAGACAAGCCCGATAAGCCTCCACTTTATCAAGATCCAAAGGAACAGTCTCCTCTTCAGACAGTCTGATTTCAAAAACTCTGATCACATCTTCTGTTTGCAGAATAACCTGGAGCAGACACCTCAGTGCATTCAAGCTAAAATAAATGATACAAGGCAAATCCATTATGGACCAAGGAAggaacaataatatttttaattaattgcagATGATTGGCCAAAGAGAATAGGCAACACAAGAAATTCCTGTGATACCCATGCTTCTcaccttctttttttaaagtgttccagaaaagagaagaaatttatGTGTCTGTTTCTATCAACATGATCACCATTTGCAGAGAAGGTGTAATTTTACACTACCAGTAACAAAATGCAGCTTTCTGGACTAAGAATTATAGCAGTAAGTGAATATTTATTGCAATAGCCTCAATTTACTTACCTGTCTAAGTAGCCAGCAGAAACACCattaatattttccagtttttgaaAAAGAGCATTTATTTCTGATTGCAAGTACACATACTTCTCACAACCTCTGAAGTTAGGCAGCAAGTCCTTATGCTTATTGAGGGTTTCAGCCATTATTTGAGAGTCGTTCTGCACACCctaaggaaaaaga belongs to Vidua macroura isolate BioBank_ID:100142 chromosome 1, ASM2450914v1, whole genome shotgun sequence and includes:
- the DSP gene encoding desmoplakin isoform X3, producing MSINGGSHPRINTLGRMARAESGTDLRYEMSSHVGGGGGGGGTHTHTHKTYYYQKTYGGDYASDGYGQNGTCTMSRRQNTIQELLQNCSDCLTRAELIVQPELKYGDGVPLRGNRDLEDCFAQANDQMDILDGLIREMRQMGQPCDMYQKRLLQLQEQMRALYKAISVPRARRASSKGGGCFSSQSGSGWDEYTKRVTSECLSWMRQQKVEMEQVKWGFDAASIEQQIGEHRRTHNAIGDYRWHLDKVKTDLREKAAVHQLEEEYEGLLKYSFERMDQLRQFQNLIQATSREIMWINDCEEEELLYDWSDRNTDIARKQESFSKRMSELEVKEKELNKLKQESDQLVLNQHPASDKIEAYMDTLQTQWSWILQITKCIDVHLKENAAYFQFFEEAQATECYLKNLQDSIRKKFICDKSMSLQTLLEQIKELENERERILEYKRQVQSLVNKSRKIVQLKPRNPDYRSNKPIILKALCDYKQDLKTVRKGDECILKDNNERSKWLVTGPGGVDMLVPSVSLIIPPPNPLAVDLATKIEQYYEAILALWNQLYINMKSLVSWHYCMIDIEKIRAMTIAKLKTMRKEDYQKIITDLEIHYQEFLRNSQGSEMFGDEDKRKIQTQFTDAQKHYQTLIIQLPNQPRQPQTVVPTESCPVGSSNTIIVNERNREHEKQEAWLLMELQKLRRQIEASEIQMVQRAPLGMDQGAMHDFSVRIKDLEGVQNDSQIMAETLNKHKDLLPNFRGCEKYVYLQSEINALFQKLENINGVSAGYLDSLNALRCLLQVILQTEDVIRVFEIRLSEEETVPLDLDKVEAYRACLKKMKADLNMKKSLLNTLENELQRTLQIHSQSCQSYTLYDMDIGKYCDKVTQLIDRWQRADKQIDNRSWDLERQIKQLKTYRDLYQALSKWICDAKRRQDSIESMKLCDSNTIMRYLHDQKNLHSEICGKRDKVEELLKHADQCSAAIKDYELQVASYSSGLETLLNIPIKKSVVQSPAVLILQEANEAQSRYIELLTRSGDYYRFLSEMLKSMEDLKMKNTKIELLEEELRLARDSNSETSNKHKFLEQNLQKYQMDISQLKAKLMSLEEMKRQAEMDGSSAKQNLDKCYAQIKDLNDRITRLTYEIEDEKRKRKLLEDRYEQQKNDYDQLQKTRQNEKDSLGWQKLESEKVIKEKEYEIERLRVLLQDEGTRKREYENELAKASSRIQESKSQCSQIMQERETLLIKMSALEQDKARLQRLEEELNRLKVTLESESRLKQRLESEKQQILNDLNQWKSQHSRTEESIRKIQCEREKSEREKNSLRSEIERLQMEIKRIEERYRCRLEETAVKNQSELESERLRLQREIEKLKQRPYGAHRSTQTEEDFCIDASKLVFSGLRKKITAMQLYECQLIDKLTLDKLLKGQRSVEEVAADIEPYLKGAGAIAGVSLSPRQKYSFVEAKRNQLLTAENAVLLLEAQAATGGVIDPHRNEILTVDSAIARDLIDFDDREQIYTAEKAITGFKDPFSGKTVPVSEAIKKNLVDRETGIRLLEAQLAVGGIVDPVNSVFLPKEIALSRGLIDKDLYRMLNNCQGSTKNFIDPTTKKAVTYMQLKEKCRIEPHTGLLLLPVQKRSMSFQGIRQPVSADALLEAGIIKESTRNDLERGAITVEEVSERIIDFLQGSSCIAGIYNEATKEKLGIYQAMKIGLVRPGTALELLEAQAATGFIVDPVSNVRLPVEEAYKRGLVGIEFKEKLLSAERAVTGYKDPETGNIISLFQAMNKELIERGHGIRLLEAQIATGGIIDPKESYRLPVETAYKRGYFNEELNQILSDPSDDTKGFFDPNTEENLTYLQLKERCIKDDATGLCLLPLREKKKVVHTSQKNTLRKRRVVIVDPETNREMSVQEAYSKGLIDYDTYTELAEQECEWEEITITGSDGSSRVVLVDRKTGSQYDIQDAIDKGLVERKFFDQYRSGSLSLTQFADMISCRNGTDEVFRHESVTRSPTVLSVRSSSVIRSGSFSETPDECSPIAAIFDTENLEKISISEAIQRGIVDSITGQRLLEAQACTGGIICPTTGQRLSLQEATSQGIIDQDMATRLKPAQKAFIGFEGIKGGRKRMSAAEAVKEKWLPYEAGQRFLEFQYLTGGLVDPEVRGRITIEEAIRNGLIDGRAAQKLQDTNSYPKILTCPKTKLKISYKDAMNRSMVEDITGLKLLEAASVSSKGISSPYNVSSAPGSRSGSRSGSRSGSRSGSRRGSFDASASSSYSYSYSAFSSGSIGR